The genomic DNA CTTCCATTCCAGCTCTCCTAATCGTTGGTTAAGTGCCCTTATAATCTCAATTTAATGTACTACACTTGACGAGTTCTTTCAGGACCATGAAATAACAAATTCTCCCGATTCCCAATCTTCCAAACGTATGGTCATGAGAAAAAACAGTGTTTCTTTGAATCAGCAATCGTCTTACATACTATACTCGAACTACATGTCATCAAGAGTACACAAAAACTAACAAGGTGAGATGGAACCAAATACATCCGATCTTCCATCGCATCCCAGTCCCAACAATCCACCTAATAGTAGTTCCCAGGACTTAATTTTTACAAAACCTCCTGGAGTAAATCTAAAAAAAGAGGAATATTATCGAGGAACTATCTGGTAAGATGCTCTAACTTTTTCAATACCCGAACAATCCACCTTGTAGGCAGCAGACTGCCGGCGATTTAAGAATTTCACCCTTTGTATTTCAGAGGAATTGAGTATCAGAGAGTAATCCTATATTCATCCACCAAAATTTGAATGAAGATTGGCTTTCAATAAGATCAAGTATTGATTTCTGAATTGCATTGGTGTTCCCTGCTGCAGCTTCTTCTGCCCCAGAACATGCTTGAACAGGTAGTTCTCTCCACTCTTGGCCTGTCCCCTTTGTCCTGTTCCGTTGCTATAACTTGCGAACGACGAGGAGAGGTCTCCTGtgtctcttcttcctctccggTTTCAAAGGATGGGCAAGGGCCATCATTACAAGTACAAAGAGGAATTGTGACTGAAGGAAATGGGCTACAGGTGACGGGGCAGAAGAGATCAGAAGACACTGACACGACACGGTTCTTCCTGAAGTCGGGTGTACAACTTGGGGACTGAGAGTCAGGATCGCATTGGTGGAGCATGCAAGGGGTACAGAGGCCGAGAGATGTCTGAAGCTTGATTTCCTTGGCAGAGGAGCCGGGGAATTTAGAGAATGATGTTATCCCGTGTCTGCAGAGAGGGCATGGGATGGACCCGGGTGGGCTTACGATTTCCGAAGGGATATTGCTTGTTGAGCAAAGATACAGAGCACATCTCACACAGAGCTCGTGCCCACAACCTGAAATGAGAAGTCATAGTCAACAATTAAGTGGGAATATTTTGGATCCACTAGGAAAACCTTTCCTAAGCAGGGATAATGCAAAGTAAGGAGAGAGTTTCCGACCTTCAGCAGCTACACTACATGCCCTCTCGAGGCAGACAGCACAGGTATCAGTTTCTTCAGAGGCAGTTGAGGACTGCAACCCACACTCTCTGCATAAATTCAAGGGATGAACTTGATTAAgcacaaaaattaaaaattatataaatttgctTCCTCAGACATAATTAAGTCCAGACTAATCACACCTAGCTTGTAATCTTTGGAAACACAATTATAAGAAAGAAGTGAGCTCGTTCCTCAAAGAAAGCACGCTAATTTGCAACCTTCTGTTAACCACAATCAAGTATAGGTGCAGAAATCAATTATTGACCACATAATAGAATTGCATTTGCAGCCGAATTAGCTATAACTAAACCAAACCCTTTAATGCTTCATCTTATGAAATACTTGCCATGATCTATTCTTATCGTCGATGTTAGAGATCAAACCATTACCTTGCTATGTTAAGTACACTCATAAGAGGCAAGGATAGGTACTTGGAGGGAGGAAACACAGGTATCACAGTATCAGAACTAGGCGCCAGTAAGGGTTCCAGCCAATGGCGGCCCCACATTCTGGCAACGTCAAGAGGAAGCCACCTGAAAGAATGTGCTAGATTTACTCAGGTCCTGTTGAGTATAAACTTCTTATAACCAAACACTACATGAAAGTGAGAACCAATATCTTACCCATTGCAATTTAGAGTCATGCGACTAGCACCTCTCACTAGAAGTATCTGCAAGCAGAATAATCCAGTTGCTATATTTATAGAACTTGGAAAGGAATCTGATAAGTATTAAAGTGAAGAGTATATAATTCTTGCCTGGCAGCATTTCAGATTTCCCCCACAAGCTGCATAATGCAGAGGAGTACTTCCTGCTCCTATTCAGATATTTCAATTTAGTTAGAAGCAGTAAATCCAAAGCAGTTGGCAGCCCAATATTTATCTACTATCAAAATTGACAGAATATATACCTATTAAATCCATGGATGTCCCATAGTGAAATGTCACAGCTGATACATTGGCATGAAGATCGAGTAAAAGCTGTACACAATCAAAATAACCATTTAATGCCGCCATATGCAGAGCTGTGATGCCACCATCAGCCGCCTTATTCACGAACTTGGAAAGCACGCTGCACTGGATTGAACATAATAAATAGCAAGAACACTGGGTACTAACAAGACCAAAGTAAGAACTAGCACCACTAATGGGGCAATAGCGAGCTCATTTTATTGAGCCATGAAAGTAACATGTTGACAGTTTTGTATTAAGAGTCCCCATATAGATGCAGTTGCAACTATAATAACAGGAGGGGGCTTCAGAAAATCAGGCGAGATGGGATGACCATGTACCTCTGGTCGCACTTGTTCTTCCCACTGGTTCCGTCACCCCGCCCTCCATCTACTTGTCCTTTTTTCGCCTCATAAGGAGCACTCGGAACAAAGTCAGCCACAACTAATCTTATGCACCTAACATGCCCATTTACAGCTGCAAAATGGAGCGCGGTCCTTCCACTAAGATAATCGGCTCTTGTAACCTGTTGCAAAATTAAAGCAGCAAATACATGACTACAATGTGAATATTCTACTGTAGTTTACTTAATGTCGAAGAACTCAACAAGCCATACtcaaatgacaaaaaaaattgcaataaGAAGGCTGGAATTTAACAAAATTGTGCCAATTAAGAAAAGATTCAGAACAGAAACTTACGTTACATCTGTAAAGAAGAAGCGTCTGAACAACTTCCCAATGGCCATAGCGACATGCTTGCATCAACGCAGTCTGCCCATACCAACGAAGGAAAGAAAACACATTATGAATCCAGTAACTTAGGGCCTGCTGAACTAGCATCAAGCCATGATTGTATTCTTTTTGTAGATTTAGTTGAATTGCAGGctaaatcttttaattttttctttatctgCAAAAATGACCTGACTTGTGCTTCTGAATACACGAGAGTCAGAAGGACAACACATCCTCATCTAGAAACTACGCAAAACACCGTCATCACTTCCAGTTCTGAATACACGAGAGTCCTACATGGGCAGGGACATCTCACTTTGGCCTTGAAAAATAATTGCAAATATAGATTCACCAAAAATTTCACTTTTTGTATAGTATGTCTGACATTATTTGGCTGTGAGCCCTGATTTATTTTAATAGGGCCTTAAATCAAAGATTCTacagctatatatataacctAGTACAAGTGAACAACACTAAAATCAATGGTGTCCTATTACCTGGCCACAGTAATTTCTTGAATTCACATCAGCTCCATTCTCCAGCAGCAACGTCACAATCTGATCCGCATGTCATCAGGAAATCAATCAGTTCAAGCACGCCATGTAAGACCATGAGCTTAACGCATATAGATAAAGGACGAAGGGAACGCAGAAAGGTGAATCATTTCTAGCACGAGAGGGGGGGAGAATGCACAGGGGAGATTAAAGCGACCTCGTTGTGGCCTTTAGCTGCGGCGAAATGCAGAGGCGAGTTGAGACCGCCGAAAGTGGAGTACTTGGCGAGGCAGGGGTTGCAATCGAGGAGCATCTTCGCCTCAACGAAATCGCCATCCCGAGCCGCCGACACCAGCCGCTCGCCGGAGGCTGAGCAGCCGAATGAATTTCCCATGCTGCCCCCCTCCCTTGAGCGAAGTGGTCCTCCCTCAGCGTTGGACGGAGACTGCAAATTTCAGCCGTTGAGGGAATTCCGGGGGGGGAATCCGATCACTGATGATCGCCGGTAAGGTCAGAGGAACAAATCCGAACAACTCCGAGATGAGGAGGAAGGACTAGAGAAATTGTTGAAATTGAAATGCAAATAAGTTAATGGTCATTTGTGAAAGAATTTATCTCAGCTTTACCTtaccccccccctctctctctctctctctctctctctctctctctctctccggccttttatttatttattgatttatttattttattggatTAGGTGATCTACACTACAGTTTAATTTCCCGGCATTTGATAATTATGTTTTCCTATTAGTtgatgtttatttattattgtatgAGAAAATTAGGGGAACAATATTTTATACGATGCTTTCGAGatgataaaaattaattccCCCTTCCCCATTTAAaatcaattatcaattataatatataataatttatcaaaaagattataatatataaaaactgaAATCGGAAACatcaaatttcatttattaactCTCAGCGTAGAATTTGAAATGACGTGAGATGTGAGAGTTCCATTTGTTAATTCTCAATTTGTAATTGAGTATAGCGCAAGACGTGAGAGTTTCATTTGCTAAACAGGAAACTCGTAATTAAATGCTTTATGGAGTACTcagataattaattttttcgagAAGAGATTCATGTATTTGaaagttttaaaatatttcaatcatatataattataacaattaattttatatttaaaattgcgAATAAATATTAAAGTTTTCTATAATAAATCTAGAAAGCGTTTCTCATTTTCCAATAGACGTGAAAGaggtttttatatataatatgatctcgaaaaatttaaataaattttccatatatatatatatatcgaataattatatttcattaatttttctaatctCCCGCTCAACTCACGGGACTAAGCCTAGTTGAAATTGATTATCTCGTACAGTATATACTCGTGCTCACCTAAATATGtggaaattttatatttaattaccgcttataTAGCTTTATGCAtccctttatttaattttatatctcttataaattGACAACACTTACCAACATACTTTGAAAAccaaattaatcaatttgagtatcaatcaatatattttGAGAACTTATGAAATCTTATCATATTTCTTATCAGAAATTAGTATTGTAGCATAGTGAATGGaggtaaaattaaattaactgTATTTTAAGATGCCGAGTTATGAAAAACATTGACGAGTCTGCGACGGATCTTTGATCTCTCAAGACGACTAGGGCTTCACAACTTaattatatgatatgataCAAGTGTAGTTTCACTTCCttcattaaaaagaaaaaaaccaaaaaacatACAATTACAAATCTATAAAACTTGACCGTGAGTGATGAAGATAGAGCTGTTGGTGGAAAAGTGGAagttaataaaagaaagaaaagaaaaacatcgTTCAAAGTTGATTAAAAGTGTACTAGCGAATGTGATTATTAGTTTCCCCGCAAAACAACTTTGATGAATGAAACATAGTAATGATTATTTTTAAcccaaaaggaagaaaattgaTTCCATTGCAACGTAGACAAGAGGCAATTCCGTCATAAGCTTgctcaaaattttattaatatccTCTTTTCTGTTGTAAGTTTTCGATAAAAATTTCGGAAGAATTAATCATTATAAGCATGTAGAATTAATTTTAGTGGGAAAACGGCGACAAAAaattttttcggtgaatttttcttttttggaatttttttcggtgaatggtgataaaaaaatttcattggcATGAACAAAATACATTATGCAtcctttccattttttctttttctataattAGAGAgcgtatatattattattcttgGGTGAATAGGctttgtttgattttaaaataataattttactctACTCAAATCTACTATATTCTATTATtctctcaattcaataacacagtcattatttttaatatatttttcaatttaatgatAATTTCCCTcgcatattttttcttaaccattaatataattaatttttaaatactaAATACCCTCAatcattcattttttatttttctctaattttataataaattctctcacatactttttcttaataattattacaactaatttttaataataaaaattttcaactattTTGTCTTCATCCCATGAAATAGAATAGAATAATAATTCTACTTCGAAATCAAACGCAAACTacgtattattattattattatgcatGAATATAAcaataagaagaagaataattaataaacGGGATAAATTgtactggtggtccaaaatgttttacaaatgtttcattatagtccaaaaagttttttttcgctacatgatggtacaaaatgtttcaaaattgtttcatgatggtacaaaccgtcaattaGCCCTAaagccgttaacattttgctgacgtggcgcatcctatgtgtcacttttattacgtggaaccaatcatagtgcgccacgtcatttaagagaaaataaaattttaaaaagtccaaaaaaatacgaaaaataattaaaaaaatacaaaaaaagagtaaaaattttgaaaaaaaatatttaaaatattgcaaatttta from Punica granatum isolate Tunisia-2019 chromosome 2, ASM765513v2, whole genome shotgun sequence includes the following:
- the LOC116197440 gene encoding E3 ubiquitin-protein ligase XBAT33 isoform X2, producing MGNSFGCSASGERLVSAARDGDFVEAKMLLDCNPCLAKYSTFGGLNSPLHFAAAKGHNEIVTLLLENGADVNSRNYCGQTALMQACRYGHWEVVQTLLLYRCNVTRADYLSGRTALHFAAVNGHVRCIRLVVADFVPSAPYEAKKGQVDGGRGDGTSGKNKCDQSVLSKFVNKAADGGITALHMAALNGYFDCVQLLLDLHANVSAVTFHYGTSMDLIGSTPLHYAACGGNLKCCQILLVRGASRMTLNCNGWLPLDVARMWGRHWLEPLLAPSSDTVIPVFPPSKYLSLPLMSVLNIARECGLQSSTASEETDTCAVCLERACSVAAEGCGHELCVRCALYLCSTSNIPSEIVSPPGSIPCPLCRHGITSFSKFPGSSAKEIKLQTSLGLCTPCMLHQCDPDSQSPSCTPDFRKNRVVSVSSDLFCPVTCSPFPSVTIPLCTCNDGPCPSFETGEEEETQETSPRRSQVIATEQDKGDRPRVERTTCSSMFWGRRSCSREHQCNSEINT
- the LOC116197440 gene encoding E3 ubiquitin-protein ligase XBAT33 isoform X1; its protein translation is MGNSFGCSASGERLVSAARDGDFVEAKMLLDCNPCLAKYSTFGGLNSPLHFAAAKGHNEIVTLLLENGADVNSRNYCGQTALMQACRYGHWEVVQTLLLYRCNVTRADYLSGRTALHFAAVNGHVRCIRLVVADFVPSAPYEAKKGQVDGGRGDGTSGKNKCDQSVLSKFVNKAADGGITALHMAALNGYFDCVQLLLDLHANVSAVTFHYGTSMDLIGAGSTPLHYAACGGNLKCCQILLVRGASRMTLNCNGWLPLDVARMWGRHWLEPLLAPSSDTVIPVFPPSKYLSLPLMSVLNIARECGLQSSTASEETDTCAVCLERACSVAAEGCGHELCVRCALYLCSTSNIPSEIVSPPGSIPCPLCRHGITSFSKFPGSSAKEIKLQTSLGLCTPCMLHQCDPDSQSPSCTPDFRKNRVVSVSSDLFCPVTCSPFPSVTIPLCTCNDGPCPSFETGEEEETQETSPRRSQVIATEQDKGDRPRVERTTCSSMFWGRRSCSREHQCNSEINT